In one window of Demequina sp. NBRC 110054 DNA:
- a CDS encoding XdhC family protein, translating to MFEIAREILAELDADRPLGVVVVTAVHGSAPRAVGSAMAVTWDGRAIGSISGGCVEGEAYELALRVLKDHSLVDVDLGGEGDLYAAGLACGGSLGVVAFRLSEQDGAVVQALRESLDPAARVEVRLPRHPERAEESFSLVREPAPRMVIVGAVDFSGALASAAKALGYLVTVVDARPVFATQARFPEADEVVAQWPQRYLEGVALGPDDAVCVLTHEERFDIPTLGVALRSRAGYVGAMGSRRTHERRVELLRGSGLTEEEIARLRSPIGLDLGGSSPAETAVAILAEILRDRTGTTGQPLSERGGPIH from the coding sequence GTGTTCGAGATCGCCCGCGAGATCCTCGCGGAGCTGGATGCGGACAGGCCGCTCGGGGTGGTGGTCGTGACGGCGGTGCATGGTTCGGCCCCGCGAGCCGTCGGCTCCGCGATGGCGGTCACCTGGGACGGGCGCGCGATCGGGTCGATCTCCGGTGGCTGCGTCGAGGGGGAGGCCTACGAGCTCGCGCTGCGAGTCCTGAAGGATCACAGCCTCGTCGACGTCGACCTGGGCGGGGAGGGCGACCTCTATGCGGCCGGGCTGGCGTGCGGCGGCTCGCTCGGCGTGGTCGCTTTCCGGCTGTCCGAGCAGGACGGCGCCGTGGTCCAGGCGCTGCGCGAGTCGCTCGACCCGGCAGCCCGCGTCGAGGTGCGCCTCCCGCGTCACCCCGAACGCGCGGAGGAGTCGTTCTCCCTGGTACGGGAGCCCGCGCCGCGCATGGTGATCGTGGGTGCCGTGGACTTCTCCGGAGCGCTGGCGAGCGCCGCGAAGGCACTGGGCTATTTGGTCACGGTCGTCGACGCGCGTCCCGTGTTCGCGACGCAGGCGAGGTTTCCCGAGGCCGACGAGGTGGTCGCCCAGTGGCCGCAGCGCTACCTCGAGGGCGTCGCGCTGGGCCCGGACGATGCGGTGTGCGTCCTGACGCACGAGGAGCGCTTCGACATTCCCACCCTGGGGGTCGCGCTGCGGTCGCGCGCCGGCTACGTGGGCGCGATGGGTTCGCGTCGCACGCACGAGCGGCGCGTCGAGCTCCTGCGCGGCTCGGGGCTGACCGAGGAGGAGATCGCCCGGCTGCGGTCGCCGATCGGCCTCGACCTGGGCGGATCGAGCCCCGCGGAGACCGCTGTCGCGATCCTCGCGGAGATCCTGCGCGACAGGACCGGGACCACCGGGCAGCCGCTCAGCGAGCGCGGCGGTCCTATCCACTGA